TCtgacataaaaacactaaaactccTCTCACCTCGATGTCAAGTGTCTTAATCCTGAAATGACCTTGTAGGCGACCTCTAACCCCAATTCTGAACATTTCAGTACCAATATTTTCTAACAGCGCCCTCTAGAGAGCAACATCTAATGAATGTAACAACCAACCCTGCTCTCCCTACTtgctccctcttttctctttcatagacacatgtgaacacacagacacacataaagaAACTgaatgcaaaatgtttactgaataTGTATTTGCTGACTTGCCTGAAACCGGACTGctatcataatttttttttctcagattttgAAATCTGAGgccaaaattaatatttaaaaataacatatcacAGACTGTCACAATAACTGtcacagtaaaataaatgtatagaaagctgtaggtaatgtgctgctctgtaactCGCTGCTTTAAGGTTTTCAAACCTCATCTGAGATTCTGTCCTTTCAGTTTGTAGATTTGGGCGACACAACTCAAGAGTTTCATGACAGAGTCACAGTGTTGCTCAAACCtatctttaaatcatctcaaatataaatatgaaccGCTTCAGATGCTCCACTTCACTGActccacagctgctgctgctgctgctgctagtcaACGATATGTACAGATCATCAGGTGCAGTATCCCCCATATactgctctttcactctttattaTAATAgcacacctttttttttgcagaaaacacacaatcCTGTCAACGCTGCATAGATTGGTAAAAACATTGGCAGGGACAATCCAGCAACACTTTAAGAGACATTAGGGACATTAGAATTTTATTGTGTCTCAAATGAGCACAGTCAAATCTACTTAAAGTTAATTGTGGTATACTGAGTATACTTCCAATTTAAGTGCAGATAGTTGTATAAtatcttctgtggctctggagggagctttccaaagtctgaaaaaaatcaCCCTGAAGATgttatcagagttgtgttagCCTGAGTTAAAATTTTAAGCAGCAAAACCGCATCTGATGAAAGATGCTACTGAGTTGCATtactgaaatacatttattttttcaatgaatGCAAGGTccaaaaactgaatatttaccATCAAAACATGCATCTTGTAACAGTGTTACCTCTCTGTTTCCTgcaggtggaggggggggggggggggggttatgtCAGATAATATCTGATATATCTCAAGTATACATCCTCTTAACACGCAGCTGTCTATTGGTGGGTCACTCATTATCAAATCCACATCATTTTACTATACATTCCAGATACCAAACATGTCAAGCTGAATAATGTATAAATAGtgtataaataatgtataaataGTGTATGAAATGACACACAAGACATCAAGAATCCCACCATTATCACCATTTCATGGAATGTTGCAGCCATAATAAACACAGATGCTTGAAATACAGGATGGTACTTTGAGATATTGTGgaataaaatgattttgacAACCTTAAAGCtaaacaaaaggaaacaaaagggAAATGTTAAGGGGATAATATACATAGGTTTATAACACATGCACTCTTGGTTTTACTTTGTACAGATAAGATCCTGTTTGCTTGTGCAAAGCAAGTCTACACTGCACCAAGTAACTACAAGACATGTaattcaagtttatttgttcatcacattcacacagccTGTCACTAAATCTAGTAAATCTTCCCATTGATAGATCAGCACAGCCTTTATAGGGATAGCACATGAGGTTTAGTTCACTTGTGAAAAGCAGCACAACTCTATGAAAACTGTTTAAAGTCCTCTGTGGTTCTTGAGGGAACtttataaaaatgtcctcaGGTTTATCTCAATTTGGGCTTCAATTGAACCTAAAACCTGTGATATGACCTGGGTATCTGAAGTGTGAAAGACATGGAGCATTTATCAGGCTCTCATAAAAGATGCTACTGAGtctttttggagcttgacccatactagcAACTAAAAGTCAGTCTACTGTAactcagcctctgctgcacctattctgagtgttttttatatatagtcccccaactttatggacAGAAATTGCCAAAGTATCACTTCAAGTTGAGTGAAGCCTCTAGCAGTAGCTTTATAGTTTCATATTTGAGCAAATgaaatacttttaaataaattaaaggtCTAAAAACTGGTTTTGCCAAACATTAAATACATGCATATAAACTTGTGACACAtacactttcttttttgtgcATATAAGAGCTGTTGTTTACACTGCAGGAAAGATATAATTGTAGTTAATTAGTTCATAATCACACAGAATGTCACTAAATCTACAAAGCCTTCTCACGGATTGAGACAAGCTTTAAAAATTTGTTGGAAAAGCGGTACAGTTGGGTGATGAGCGTTCTGTGTAACTGTGACATCTCGTGTTTGAATCCAGCCTGGGTTCTTCATCACATAATTCCTCTCTGTCACTACACTGCCAagtaaaagtaagaaaaacaaagaaagattaTCACAAGCTTTATGTCACTAGAATGCCAGACTGGCATTTTTACAACTGTTTCTACTTCATATTTGTGAGCCATTATGACTCATTTGACTCCCTGACCATGTCAGATGTACTTGGGCAAGAAATCCATCCAACaaataagacataaaaagagCAGTTACAATGATTAGAAGAGGCATAATGTGATTGTGACCTTTATTTTTGTGCCAAACATTTACAGAGAAACAACACATTTCCAAAATGAACTGCACACACTATGAGAAGTCAACCCAGGCCTGATAAACAGTAACAGAATTGTTTCGACTCTTGACGAATTAACTTAATATAAGAGCACAGAATTGGTTATGACTTGGTTTTCACCGGGTGCCATTTTTGAAGTCGAGTCTCATCCACATTAAATGAAATCACAGCAGTCCCATTAACTTTGGTGCAAGGCGTGACCTGAGAGTCGAGGTTGTAGGTCCCCTGCTTTCAATACTTAATGTGCTCTCTAATTAGCAATTACAGTTTCAGATAATGGTATATAAACTGCTGCATGCCTGTAATTGGTCATGTGAATTTTTAATGGATACTACGCAAATCAAATGGGACTATGTTGTTTTTGGTAATTATAAGGTGAGAAATGATTCCATTATTGCTTACTTGCAAAGCTttctgatgaatgtaaaaaaaaaacaaaaaaaaaaaaaacaaaaccttacagaaaataaatgatacctcttcacacacaaaaactactAATAGAATAATCAGCCCCATTctcaaacaaaatatttttcattacacCAGAACAAAATGAAGATCTATAGCACTAATATATCTTATCTATTTAACAGACAGCAGTGGAGTTTGGATGTACAACGTTCCCAGTGTGAAGTTACAGTACAGCAAGAGGGTGCTACAACAAACCAAATGCAAATTAAACTGTATGCAGAATCATATGATAACAACACATATATATCACTTTTATATTGAATAGAATTCATATCAACAACATTCAACTCAGCTTTTGGAAATACTAAATTATGCATTCAAAGTAAGATGAAGAAAATTCCCCAAGTCCGTGACAATAAAGCATGAACAAAAACTGTGACATCTATCAGTGAtgtgctgttatttttttttttcatattttttttttcactgtggaATGTTTTGTAGAAATATACCATCGTTTGGGTAAATTTACTGTGCCAGAAAACTCGCAGAAATCCTAATGTGATGGGGTACGTTGGCACTTAAAAGCCATCACTATCAGGGAAGTTCTGCAAGCAAATTGTACTTTAATAGGATTTACATTACGAGCTGAATCCACGATACAAATTAAGCCAAAAAAATGgcacctttttttattttatttcttttttacttgAGGACTGCAGAATAAGGTGCTTTGTTGGACACTTCTACAGTCCAGGATACAAAAGGCTTCAAAATCCTCAGCGATTCTGATTTTGCATTgctgtcaataaaaaaaaaatgcagtacTATACAGGATTTGAGATTTGTCTCAAGGCCATCTAACTGATTAATATTCttgaaatccttttttttttttctttttttttttccacaactaCATTTCCAGACTTGATCACTTGGGACATCACCTCCAGTGACCAATTAGAAGATGTGAAGCAAAGTCAGAGATACCCaagacatatacagtatattcatgcATGTTCTCACTATTAACCAACACCTCTCCTTCACCAGTTTcctctaaagaaaaaaaaaacaccctttaccagtttcatcattttaaaactcTGATATGATTCATTAAACTCATATATTTTCATcagcaacagagaaaagaaacgtggagaggagagggggtTCTGTCTGATAAATGGTCTTTCCAGGGACGCCGTCAACACCTTCTCATATCAAGTAGGATGTCAGCTACTCATATGCAAAGTGAGAAAACACAAGAATGTAAGCACCCTGTAGAAAAAGTTACATGAAAAGGTGCCCTGTAGAAAATATTATGATCCAATCTCGTCTCTGAGTGATCTCTTATAATAGGGAGGTACAAAACACGTTGacctaaaaacaaaatatcaagaGGAGTAATGACATAAGTGTCCCCATTCATGATTACGTAAGAACGTCTTACTCTTTAACTCAAAATGGGAGGATGTGGCCTTATTTGCTTTTCAGCGTCTTTTTGCTCCTTTCGACATCATTACCAGACGCTGATATTAAGTTAAAGCTTCTAAAAAAGGTGCAATAAAACTTTTCATCTCAGCATGATCATATTTTAACAAATATAGTaagaactttgtttttataCAATTTTTCTTCTGCAAACTTCTGCAGACATCCTGACATTTGTGATAAAATCTGAATCTCAAAACGGGTTTCTGAAACTATGTCCATTTagtatattttttacattttttttaatatacaaatcaaaagaaaacatcaacataAACTAACAACTCATGACAATCATAACATTATTATCCAATATTATCTATGATCGCCTTTTTTCCGGTACAGTTTTGCCATCAAGATTTAATGGAAATAATGCTACATTTGTACTGAAAAGAGTGAAGAAAAGCATTTCAGCAGGCGCTGCACTCATTAAGAGTGGATACCGAGTGAATCAGTCATTTCTCTCTGTAATACAGCAAATATGCTTTAAGTGACTCAGGCAGCGGTAAAGCCATTATTTGGTCTCTCAACATGTTCACTTGCTTGAGGATTTCAATTTCGCCAAtgtctctttcctcctcttcctccacttccTTATGTTCTTCCTCTGGgtgctcctcctcctcgctctcTACCATTTGGGGAATCAGCTGGTTGCCTACAAAAACATAGGTGTTGATGCGCCGCCGTCGGCAGCGCCTGCGTTTGCGCTTCTGGGGAACTCTTTGCACCATCCCCTTCCCCTGACTGTCCTCATTGGCCAGGTTTCTGAGAGTGCGGCGTATGTAGATCCGAGACAGATCCTGTAGGCTCCGAACAGTCACTGGGGCTGAGGACAAAGAGAGATGACACAGTCCTTCAGGGCAATGCGCCACAAACATAAGAATAATCCATAAAACTGCAACAATCCTTCAACTAGGTCACCACAAACAAGAAAGGCCATTAGAGGGAAACTCTGTCTCAGTATttcaaggaaaggaaaaaaaaaaaactggcactATGAACCAGCTGCAGGCCGAGCTCAAAGCAAATATTGCTTTAGGAATGGTCTCATcacttcattttaaatatactgtCTAACTTGAAATACTGCCTGCTGCTTTACACTTCAAGACCAGTTAGGAATAGTAAAACACAAagactgattttgttttgttttttgtgttgagaaCAGAGACCAGAGAAACTCACGCAGTTGGACAGCGTCAGGCTTCTCTCCatcagctctgctctgctggacCAAGGGGGCAAAGGACACAGCCAAGATGTTTTTACTCTCCCATGTGCATTGGCCAGTCCTGGTTATCTGGGTCAGCTGCATAAAGAGACAAAAACCTGAATCCAATACTCAATGTTTATTTGCCACCTGTATAGAGAGGATTCATGTGGGGATTATTTACCGTGGTTGATACTGTATAGATACCAGAGATTCATTCTAGCAATTATCTCTGTATAAATACAGTAGCTGCTTACTAAATTACATTCACACATCTAATGATTTTACTCTAAATCCCGGGTGTTTATTACAGTATGGCTGGCAGATGTATAAGCATCAGTAGATCATAAACTCTGCCCCTGGAGAAGAAACACGCTCCTCTTTCCTTGTGCATATATGTTTCATCAATAGCTGCATGAAAGATTAATTCCATTTCTTATGTGGactttatgttttattacttGCTCAGTATGTGAACACAAAGGGCTTTAAGCACAATCTAACAAACTCTGAGATGAGTATCACCAAGACAGTAAAGCTATCGGGCTTTTTACAGGCAGCAATCTCAAAAAAAAGCCTTACAAAAGACAAGGATGGGAAATATTGATTAAATCCtctatatgtatatttatattgcGATAACGATTatatttctgtcaattgacttatcaattaatcaagaaatcattgcagctttaattgtgaTACTACACAATATTCTTGAAAATCAATTGAGAAATTGTcaacagataaaataaagtcaGGAATGTATGTTTTCGGCAAATCTAGCAAATTAAATACTAGAGTGATTTATTACACTGATGCAAAAATTATAAAACCCAATGTTGCCATCAATCAGTTCAGCTCATTGATTTGCAACATTGCCCAAAATACTACCAGACATATTTAAGGGACAGTTGGTAGCCATGATATACATTATCAATTAACCtgcaaattaatattttgattaatcgataaatcatttggtctataaaacatcttttaaaattgtgaaaaattcccacattttagaagctggagccatccaatttttaaatttttgcttgaaaaattaatCTGTTATCATAacagttgccaattaattttgtCAATCAACATTTTCTATTAATCATTGCACTTctagtacagtatatatatatacacacaataccagtcaaaactTTGGACCCACCTTCcctttcacttgaatgagaaagcaTGTCCTCTGACTGGTACTCTATATATACCTTCCCCTACCAGACACATCTTAAAATACTTGCTGGTGTGAGAAGTTTGCTATGCAAGAGGTGGCGCTCAGTAGATGACAGATATCTGGTCGGCTCAGGCTAGACTAACAACTAATTAGCTGTCCACAGTATGACAGTTATCAAAACACTGTTAAACCACATGAGGCTATGCACTCATCATGCATGGTAATAAAGTAAGTGCATATCTTGATGGGGGAGGTGTAATGGTGTGAGGGGAATTCAGCTGGCACACAACAGGTCCATTAATACCAGCACACAGACACCTTGAGGCCAGATGCCAGGTTCATCCATTCATAGCCATCACTAATGTGTACTTCATTTAACACGATGATGCTGGTTGTCACGGTGCAAGGTCACTGTGAtgactttttttcccttcctatATAGTCACAATAGATGTTTACATTGACAGTACAGCTTTCTGTTGAAATTGCACATGTTTAAAACAGTAATTTGATTAAGAGCCATAAATGTTAACTAACACTAACAGTAATTCCTGGGCTGCTGTATGGAcatcctttattttttattcttctgaGCTCATCTGACAACAtatatatcttgtttttttacaaaaatacaaaaagatgGAAAGAGTTGCGGGTGCAAAAGCCGGCTTCTTAATGTTGTTTCTACACATCAGTGCCCAACCATGCCTTTGAAGAGTCTTgatcatacagtatgtcagcaCTTTCTCTTTCCCCTTACCCTTATTACAATGTGAGATTTCATCTGTGTCCACCCTGAGGAgcaattttaaaaagcttgttttgtgtgttgatGAAAGGcccaaacaaagagaaaaaatatgtctTGAAATTTATTCATATTAGTGTGGACCTGTGTGAAAATGGGTGGTGGTGCTTTCATGCTGTTTAGATATAAAGCTACCATGATTCATAAGTGTGTAGGCTGTTTTTCCTTCCTGTCTTCTACCTTCTTTAATAATACTGTATAACACGttattattgatttcttttaagTATATTGTACTCGCTGAACTCACTTCAGAGTTACAACATCTAATCTAACAAAAGCTTTGCTTGACTGAAACGCCTTAAATTACCCCAAATTATTGTCTATGAATCTGTCAGGAtctttagttttcttttaaGAAAAGGTTCTTGCCAACCCTTTTCTCCACCAGCTTCCCAAAATATTCAGAGTGCCCTCTTACATACCCCCCAgtctgtccacacacacacacatccagcattttaaataaaacatatatatttaaacagGGCTGTGTGTGCTCCTCACACAGCTGCTCAAATCCAGGGGCAGTTGTGGCTCAATAATACATGTGAAAGTTGCACAACCAATCTTGTAGGTCAAAGCTATTTAACTTTGGTTTTTCCTCATGTTAGCACTTTGAATAGCAACGGTGATGTGTTGATTCTGTATTATTCCAATGGCTTTTAGCACCTACCTGATCCTCTATAGGCATCACCAGAATGCCTCCAATTTTGAGCAGTACTTTCATGTAATTTTCATGGTCTTTCTGCACTCCTGCACCGCAATAAATGCGATCGTACTGGTGACTGTCTGTTGAGATTTCAAGGCAATTCCCCACCACAAAGACGGGTTCACAGAACTCAaacctgtgaaaaaaaaagtacagtggATAAAATTTAACAACTGtggaaaacacttttttcttccATTCAGGCTCATTATCATATCTGTAAGCTGTGATAGAattatgtaaatgaaatgaGTAGAATTAGAGAGAttcaaatgcatttaatttgcaAGCCAAAGTCTTGAGGTGCACAGGAGCCAAACTGGCAGGTAAAACTGTTACTAGTGCTCAGGTTTGAACACATCCACTCTCTGAGCTATGCTGGCTCTATGAATGGTTAAGTCAGTGGGTGGGTggatccaccactttggtccagactgagatatctcaataactattggatggattgccattaaattttgtgcagacatgCTTGTTCCCTTCAGGATTcaatgtaataactttggtgattctttaacttttcatctagagcCATCAGGCCAAagaatactttggtttatgatcaaatacctgcaaaactaatgacattggTTGATGTTCAGGCACTTCCAAGTCAGATATATtgaaatttcagaaaaatatgagTTTCCCCAATTACAACTTGGATCTTGACATAAATGCTATATTATTTACAAGTCACAGACTCCAACATGACATGAAAGGGCCATTAGTATAGCCTTTAAGATCTGATAACATGACTGTAGACTCTGTAGTCTTATTTTCCATTTCCTGCATGTACTCACTTGTCAAAGCTGTCACTATTCTTTATGAATTCATCCAGTTTCTCTCTGGCATATTCAACCACATCCTTATGCAGCTCAACTCCATGGTTCACACCAAATGGCCCttgaaaagaaacaacacatcAAGAGCAATCATTAAATAGTGTCCCCAGAACCGCTTATTACATATCATGGGTGTTGATTTGCACCGTAGGCATACACGGTGCTTACGTCGTTAATTTGTTTACCTAGATCTCACAGAACATCTGAGCATTTCtcatacatgacaaaaacacatatttggaAAAAGGGCCATCATACTTACCTATGATAAGGCCGACCATTGTGCTCAGGTAGCCGGTTCCACTGCCCAGATTGAGGAAAGAAAATCCTGGCTGCAG
This sequence is a window from Thunnus albacares chromosome 12, fThuAlb1.1, whole genome shotgun sequence. Protein-coding genes within it:
- the pcmtd1 gene encoding protein-L-isoaspartate O-methyltransferase domain-containing protein 1, whose protein sequence is MGGAVSAGEDNDDLIDNLKEAQYIRTEKVEQAFRAIDRGDYYLDGYRDSAYKDLAWKHGNIHLSAPCIYSEVMEALKLQPGFSFLNLGSGTGYLSTMVGLIIGPFGVNHGVELHKDVVEYAREKLDEFIKNSDSFDKFEFCEPVFVVGNCLEISTDSHQYDRIYCGAGVQKDHENYMKVLLKIGGILVMPIEDQLTQITRTGQCTWESKNILAVSFAPLVQQSRADGEKPDAVQLPPVTVRSLQDLSRIYIRRTLRNLANEDSQGKGMVQRVPQKRKRRRCRRRRINTYVFVGNQLIPQMVESEEEEHPEEEHKEVEEEEERDIGEIEILKQVNMLRDQIMALPLPESLKAYLLYYREK